From Planococcus halocryophilus, the proteins below share one genomic window:
- a CDS encoding YitT family protein — protein MNKWMRLLIIFISSIVLGVAFNMFLLPHEILAGGVTGIAMMLGLVTPLNAGVWMIVLNIPILVVGWMKLGKNFIANSLFSVVVTSISMLYIPVVQITEDALLSTVFGGVIAGASMGVIIRYYSSTGGFDVIGLLLSMKRDIPLGALVFVLNSAVVFVSGFVFSWELAMYTMASIYISGLVIDRVHTRHIKLSLMVVTAKGDEVKKELLDNLYRGITVVDGEGAYSAAKVKVLYSVIGRHELAFVRPLIKNIDPNAFVSISETMEVMGNFRKDDNFMKNPMLKSSSVS, from the coding sequence GCGTTTAATATGTTTTTACTGCCACATGAAATACTGGCAGGCGGGGTAACAGGTATTGCGATGATGCTCGGTTTGGTAACACCTTTAAATGCAGGGGTTTGGATGATTGTTTTGAATATCCCGATTCTCGTTGTTGGGTGGATGAAACTTGGTAAAAATTTTATAGCCAATAGCTTGTTTTCAGTGGTTGTTACGTCAATCTCCATGTTGTATATTCCTGTTGTACAAATAACAGAAGATGCTCTACTTTCTACTGTATTTGGTGGCGTTATTGCCGGAGCTTCAATGGGTGTTATTATTCGCTATTATAGTTCAACAGGTGGATTTGACGTTATTGGTTTGTTATTGTCAATGAAGCGCGATATCCCACTAGGTGCGCTTGTATTTGTTCTCAATAGTGCAGTTGTTTTCGTCTCGGGCTTTGTGTTCTCATGGGAACTAGCCATGTATACAATGGCTTCGATTTACATTTCTGGACTTGTTATTGACCGTGTCCACACACGTCACATTAAGCTCAGTTTGATGGTTGTAACGGCTAAAGGCGATGAGGTTAAAAAAGAGTTGCTCGATAATTTATATCGAGGCATTACAGTAGTAGATGGCGAAGGTGCTTATTCAGCGGCTAAAGTAAAAGTTCTATACAGTGTAATTGGGCGTCATGAACTGGCATTTGTCCGTCCGCTCATCAAAAATATTGATCCGAATGCATTTGTTAGCATTAGTGAGACGATGGAAGTTATGGGGAATTTCCGGAAAGACGATAACTTTATGAAAAATCCAATGTTAAAAAGCTCTTCAGTTTCTTAA
- a CDS encoding EAL-associated domain-containing protein, with translation MDPLDILENLSDVKPAYQPIVSAVKHTVIGYEVLGRFYFENEWISLGDFFHDTDVPDEYKVGVDQHLLELAICQMLDSGNDRLLFINRNAKQLLINSGEDFLETLQVYEKKGFSMNRIVLEITEHDFDEDFDTLHHLLMYYKTYGIQIAVDHVGAKSSNIDRIRQLRPHILKVDTSLVRNANPEAFQDVVQTLTVLARRIGAKLSYENIEDSYQLYFAWKNGGHYYQGFYLAKPTFELPVESFDPLAVGQKITTFVQREKSMIQQRYAFTVSLEEKVKKLLSKWHGPETADRFIETIAEPFNKESFRLYICNSDGQQVSSNFQKRQDHWVFESDHIGSHWAFRPFFLENTMQMKTLHKGILSDVYSDIETTKMIRTFSFPLSDDCYLFIDISNDFILEEDYLLFQ, from the coding sequence ATGGATCCGCTAGATATTCTTGAAAATTTGTCTGATGTAAAGCCTGCTTATCAACCCATCGTCAGTGCGGTCAAACATACCGTAATTGGTTATGAAGTTTTAGGGCGTTTCTATTTTGAAAACGAGTGGATCAGTTTAGGCGATTTTTTTCATGACACCGACGTCCCTGATGAATACAAAGTGGGGGTCGATCAGCATCTTTTAGAGCTCGCAATTTGTCAAATGCTCGATTCTGGTAATGATAGACTGTTATTTATCAATCGAAATGCTAAACAATTATTGATCAATAGCGGGGAAGATTTTTTAGAAACCCTTCAAGTATACGAAAAAAAGGGGTTCTCTATGAACCGCATTGTATTGGAAATCACCGAACATGATTTTGATGAAGATTTTGATACGCTTCATCATTTGTTAATGTATTACAAAACCTACGGCATTCAAATTGCGGTAGATCATGTCGGAGCAAAAAGCTCTAACATTGACCGGATTCGTCAACTTCGTCCTCATATTTTAAAAGTGGATACAAGCCTCGTTCGAAACGCCAATCCCGAGGCATTCCAAGATGTTGTCCAAACGCTAACCGTATTAGCACGGCGTATTGGCGCAAAACTTTCTTATGAAAATATTGAAGATAGCTACCAATTGTATTTCGCTTGGAAAAATGGGGGCCATTATTACCAAGGCTTTTATTTAGCAAAACCTACTTTTGAACTTCCAGTCGAGAGCTTTGACCCGCTTGCTGTTGGTCAAAAAATTACCACTTTTGTTCAACGAGAGAAATCAATGATTCAACAGCGGTATGCATTTACAGTCAGCCTAGAAGAAAAAGTGAAAAAACTTCTTTCAAAATGGCATGGCCCTGAGACTGCAGATCGATTTATTGAAACAATAGCTGAACCATTCAATAAAGAAAGTTTCCGATTGTATATATGCAATAGTGATGGTCAGCAAGTGTCTTCTAACTTTCAAAAGCGACAAGATCATTGGGTTTTTGAATCAGATCACATTGGCTCCCATTGGGCATTCCGTCCTTTTTTTTTAGAAAACACTATGCAAATGAAAACCTTGCATAAAGGGATTTTATCAGACGTATATTCTGATATCGAAACGACTAAAATGATTCGGACATTTAGTTTCCCTTTATCTGACGACTGCTATTTATTTATCGACATTAGCAATGATTTTATTTTAGAAGAAGATTATTTACTGTTCCAATAA
- a CDS encoding YidH family protein, protein MSRQSYKQEKNQLTYTQQHLANERTYLAWIRTVISIVGVGFLATSLHFTMGVTRNSFVDTFTIALGIFACIFGLIVIFSATQNYKKKRQQLINETFTPSNMHITLISSMLAIMIMMVVVYFFMIM, encoded by the coding sequence ATGTCCCGCCAGTCCTATAAACAAGAAAAAAACCAGTTAACCTATACACAACAACATCTTGCTAATGAACGCACTTACTTAGCATGGATTCGAACCGTCATTTCAATCGTCGGCGTTGGTTTTCTCGCAACTAGCTTGCATTTTACCATGGGCGTCACGCGCAATTCATTTGTGGATACTTTCACTATCGCACTTGGTATTTTCGCCTGTATTTTCGGTCTCATTGTTATTTTTTCAGCAACTCAAAACTATAAAAAAAAGCGGCAGCAACTTATTAATGAAACATTCACACCATCAAATATGCACATCACCTTGATTTCCTCTATGCTGGCTATCATGATCATGATGGTCGTCGTTTACTTTTTCATGATTATGTAA
- a CDS encoding glycerophosphodiester phosphodiesterase, whose amino-acid sequence MKELKKFSFSLMVLLLVGAAVSINSTVALGQSKEAELNPNRFLNIAHRGASGYAPEHTLASYELGEEMHGDYIEVDLQMTKDGVLIAMHDEKVDRTTNGSGFVRDMTLAEIKKLDAGSWFNKAYPEKAQPQYEGLQVLTLEEVIETFGKGSRYYIETKAPNVYPGMEKELVRVLEKYKLTGQNAQSGKVLVQSFSQESLLKMHRLDSEIPLVQLISYAVPAVISNTELEYMKKYAVGVGMSYTKIDRAYVEKVRSHGLLIHPYTVNDRADMERLIDWGVTGMFTNYPDVLEDVLKNK is encoded by the coding sequence ATGAAGGAATTGAAGAAATTTTCATTTAGCTTAATGGTACTATTACTAGTCGGTGCAGCTGTTTCGATAAATTCAACAGTGGCGTTGGGACAGTCAAAAGAAGCAGAACTCAATCCTAATCGATTTTTGAATATTGCACACCGCGGAGCATCTGGTTATGCGCCGGAACATACATTGGCTTCTTATGAATTGGGCGAAGAAATGCATGGTGATTATATAGAAGTTGATTTACAGATGACAAAAGATGGTGTTTTAATAGCGATGCATGATGAAAAAGTTGACCGAACCACTAACGGTTCTGGCTTTGTCAGAGACATGACGTTGGCTGAAATCAAAAAATTAGATGCAGGTTCTTGGTTTAATAAAGCCTATCCTGAAAAAGCTCAGCCGCAATACGAAGGATTACAGGTGCTCACGCTTGAAGAAGTGATTGAAACTTTTGGCAAAGGTTCCCGCTACTATATTGAGACAAAAGCACCGAATGTTTATCCAGGTATGGAGAAGGAACTTGTAAGAGTATTGGAGAAATACAAATTGACGGGTCAAAATGCACAGTCAGGAAAAGTTCTGGTTCAGTCTTTCAGTCAGGAAAGTTTGCTGAAAATGCACAGGCTAGATTCTGAAATCCCGTTGGTCCAACTAATTTCTTATGCGGTACCAGCCGTCATTTCAAACACAGAGCTTGAATACATGAAAAAGTATGCTGTAGGTGTGGGGATGAGTTATACAAAAATCGATCGTGCCTATGTGGAAAAGGTCCGCAGTCATGGGCTGTTAATTCATCCTTACACGGTAAATGACCGTGCTGACATGGAGCGCTTGATTGATTGGGGCGTAACAGGAATGTTCACCAATTACCCGGATGTTTTAGAAGACGTATTGAAGAATAAATAA